One window from the genome of [Mycobacterium] stephanolepidis encodes:
- a CDS encoding ArsA family ATPase yields the protein MSNTPAVLDMAAILEDRKNRVVVCCGAGGVGKTTTAASVALRAAEYGRTVVVLTIDPARRLAQSLGIEALGNTPQQVHIEGIKGELYAMMLDMRRTFDELVVQHAGSDRAQSILDNKFYQTVATSMSGTQEYMAMEKLGQLLHEDKWDLIVVDTPPSRNALDFLDAPKRLGSFMDGRLWKMLLGSSRGLGRIVTGAVGLAMKALSTVLGSQLLSDASMFVQSLDSTFGGFREKADRTYELLRRRSTQFVVVSAAEPDALREATFFVERLTQEGMPLAGLILNRTHPTLSTLTVERAVDVADNLEESGEYSLPAAVLRVHAERAATAKREIRLLSRFTSANPTVPIVGVPSLPFDVSDVDALRAIADQITGVAS from the coding sequence ATGAGCAACACACCTGCCGTCTTGGACATGGCGGCCATCCTCGAAGACCGCAAGAACCGCGTCGTGGTCTGCTGTGGGGCCGGTGGTGTCGGCAAGACCACCACGGCCGCCTCGGTCGCGCTGCGGGCCGCGGAGTACGGCCGCACCGTCGTGGTGCTGACCATCGACCCGGCCCGCCGACTGGCCCAGTCGCTGGGCATCGAGGCGCTGGGCAACACCCCACAACAGGTGCATATCGAGGGCATCAAGGGCGAGCTGTACGCGATGATGCTGGACATGCGTCGCACCTTCGACGAGCTGGTGGTCCAGCACGCGGGATCCGATCGCGCACAATCGATTCTGGACAACAAGTTCTATCAGACGGTCGCCACCTCCATGTCGGGCACACAGGAGTACATGGCCATGGAAAAGCTGGGACAGCTTCTCCATGAAGACAAATGGGATCTGATCGTGGTGGATACGCCGCCGTCGCGTAACGCACTGGACTTCCTGGACGCGCCAAAACGGTTGGGCAGCTTCATGGATGGACGCCTCTGGAAGATGCTGCTGGGCTCCAGTCGCGGCTTGGGCCGGATCGTCACCGGAGCCGTCGGGCTGGCGATGAAAGCGCTGTCGACGGTCCTCGGATCGCAATTGCTTTCCGACGCTTCAATGTTCGTACAATCTCTGGACTCCACGTTCGGGGGATTCCGCGAGAAGGCCGACCGCACCTATGAGCTGCTGCGCCGACGCAGCACGCAGTTCGTCGTGGTGTCGGCCGCCGAACCCGATGCGTTGCGTGAGGCCACCTTCTTCGTCGAGCGGCTGACCCAGGAGGGCATGCCGCTGGCCGGCCTCATCCTCAACCGCACTCATCCCACGCTGTCGACCCTGACCGTCGAGCGCGCCGTCGATGTCGCGGACAACCTCGAAGAGTCTGGCGAATACAGCCTGCCGGCGGCGGTGCTGCGGGTTCATGCCGAGCGCGCGGCCACGGCAAAGCGGGAAATCCGGCTGCTGTCGCGGTTTACGAGCGCCAATCCCACGGTTCCGATCGTCGGGGTGCCGTCACTCCCGTTCGATGTCTCTGACGTGGATGCGCTGCGCGCGATCGCCGATCAGATCACCGGCGTCGCCTCTTAA
- a CDS encoding ArsA-related P-loop ATPase encodes MHFVTGKGGTGKSTIAAALALALAAGGRKVLLVEVENRQGIAQLFDVPPLAPKELKIATAEGGGAVNALAVEIETAFMEYLEMFYNLGLAGRAMKRIGAIEFATTIAPGLRDVILTGKIKECIVRVDKSGRHVYDAVVVDAPPTGRIARFLDVTSALSDIAKGGPIHSQSEGVRKLLHSDQTAIHLVTLLEALPMQETAEAIAELSAMGLPIGSVIVNRTVVPHLSPADLDKAAEGVIDADAVRKALTDNNVTISDADFAGLLTETIEHATRMRARAESEELLGELQIPRLELPSLADGVDLGSLYELAESLAEQGVR; translated from the coding sequence CTGCACTTTGTGACCGGCAAGGGTGGGACTGGAAAGTCCACCATCGCCGCGGCCCTGGCCCTGGCGCTCGCCGCAGGTGGCCGCAAGGTGCTGCTGGTCGAGGTCGAAAACCGGCAGGGCATCGCCCAGCTTTTCGACGTACCCCCGCTGGCGCCCAAGGAACTCAAGATCGCCACCGCCGAGGGCGGAGGGGCGGTGAACGCGCTTGCCGTCGAGATCGAGACGGCGTTCATGGAGTACCTCGAGATGTTCTACAACCTCGGTCTGGCCGGGCGTGCGATGAAGCGCATCGGCGCCATCGAGTTCGCGACCACGATTGCGCCGGGTCTGCGCGATGTCATCCTCACCGGAAAGATCAAGGAGTGCATCGTCCGCGTCGACAAGTCCGGACGGCATGTCTACGACGCCGTCGTGGTCGATGCCCCGCCCACCGGCCGGATCGCCCGCTTCCTCGATGTGACGTCGGCGCTGTCCGATATCGCCAAGGGCGGACCCATTCACTCGCAGTCCGAGGGGGTGCGCAAGCTGTTGCACTCCGACCAGACGGCCATTCACCTGGTGACCCTGCTTGAGGCGCTGCCCATGCAGGAGACTGCCGAGGCCATCGCCGAACTGAGCGCGATGGGACTGCCGATCGGCAGCGTCATCGTCAACCGAACCGTGGTGCCACATCTGTCTCCCGCGGATCTGGACAAGGCCGCCGAGGGCGTCATTGACGCCGATGCGGTCCGTAAGGCGTTGACCGACAACAACGTAACCATCTCCGACGCCGACTTCGCCGGTCTGCTCACCGAGACGATCGAGCACGCGACGCGGATGCGGGCGCGCGCCGAGAGCGAGGAACTGCTCGGTGAGCTGCAGATACCTCGACTGGAATTGCCCTCCCTGGCCGACGGTGTCGACCTGGGCAGCCTCTACGAACTGGCCGAGAGCCTGGCCGAGCAGGGAGTCCGATGA
- a CDS encoding DUF4177 domain-containing protein, which yields MTEHIVWEYATVPLLTHATKQILDQWGSDGWELVSVLPGPTGEQHVAYLKRSK from the coding sequence ATGACCGAACACATCGTATGGGAGTACGCCACCGTCCCGCTGTTGACACACGCCACCAAACAGATCCTGGACCAGTGGGGAAGCGATGGTTGGGAACTGGTGAGCGTGCTGCCGGGGCCCACTGGTGAACAGCATGTGGCCTACCTGAAGAGGTCGAAGTGA
- a CDS encoding RidA family protein: MSTHSARLAELGIELPAVAAPLAAYQPAVRSGNHVYTSGQLPIVDGTLVTAGKVGAEVSPEDAKALARISALNAVAAVDALVGIDNVVKVVKVVGFVASASGFTGQPGVVNGASELLGEVFGDAGVHARSAVGVAELPINAPVEVEIIVEVTAEASA; the protein is encoded by the coding sequence GTGAGCACGCATAGCGCCCGGCTGGCCGAGTTGGGAATCGAACTGCCCGCTGTCGCCGCACCCCTGGCGGCGTACCAGCCCGCGGTGCGCAGCGGCAACCATGTCTACACCTCCGGGCAGCTGCCCATCGTGGACGGCACCCTGGTCACCGCCGGAAAGGTCGGCGCCGAGGTATCCCCGGAGGACGCCAAGGCCTTGGCCCGCATCTCTGCCCTCAACGCGGTCGCCGCAGTGGACGCACTCGTGGGGATCGACAACGTCGTGAAGGTGGTCAAGGTCGTCGGCTTCGTCGCATCGGCATCGGGTTTCACCGGTCAGCCCGGCGTGGTGAACGGGGCATCGGAACTGCTGGGTGAGGTGTTCGGGGACGCCGGTGTGCACGCGCGCTCGGCCGTGGGCGTTGCGGAGCTGCCGATCAACGCCCCGGTGGAGGTGGAGATCATCGTGGAGGTCACAGCGGAAGCATCCGCCTGA
- a CDS encoding MBL fold metallo-hydrolase has protein sequence MTHPAYGQLRPVTETASVLLANNPGMMTLEGTNTWVLRAPGSDEIVIVDPGPGVATGDPDVHVEELAKIGKVALILVSHRHFDHTGGVDRMVELTGAPVRAADPAWLRGDSVALTDGEHIDVAGLSISVLATPGHSDDSVAFVLDDAVLTADTILGRGTTVIAQDGGGLGDYLESLKRLEGLGKRTVLPGHGPELGDLSAISAEYLAHREQRLDQVRGALAALGEDASARQVVEFVYTDVDPSLWGAAEWSVQAQLDYLRAV, from the coding sequence ATGACCCACCCCGCCTACGGGCAGCTGCGTCCGGTCACCGAAACCGCTTCGGTGCTGCTGGCCAACAATCCGGGGATGATGACGCTGGAAGGCACCAACACCTGGGTGCTCCGCGCCCCTGGCAGCGATGAGATCGTCATCGTCGACCCCGGCCCGGGTGTCGCCACCGGTGACCCCGATGTGCACGTCGAGGAGCTGGCGAAGATCGGCAAGGTGGCACTGATTCTGGTGAGCCATCGGCACTTCGATCACACCGGCGGCGTCGACAGGATGGTCGAACTGACCGGTGCGCCGGTGCGTGCGGCGGACCCGGCATGGCTGCGGGGCGACTCGGTGGCCCTGACCGACGGCGAACACATCGACGTCGCGGGCTTGTCCATCTCGGTGCTCGCAACACCCGGGCATAGCGACGACTCGGTGGCCTTCGTTCTGGACGACGCAGTACTGACCGCGGACACCATCCTCGGGCGGGGTACGACCGTCATCGCGCAGGACGGCGGAGGCCTCGGTGACTACCTGGAGTCGCTGAAACGTCTTGAGGGCCTGGGCAAGCGCACCGTGCTGCCCGGACATGGTCCCGAGTTGGGTGACTTGTCGGCGATATCGGCCGAGTATCTGGCACACCGCGAGCAGCGCCTTGACCAGGTGCGCGGGGCACTGGCCGCATTGGGCGAGGATGCCTCGGCGCGCCAGGTCGTCGAATTCGTCTACACGGATGTGGACCCGTCGCTGTGGGGCGCTGCGGAATGGTCGGTGCAGGCGCAGCTGGACTACCTGCGCGCTGTCTAG
- a CDS encoding DMT family transporter, whose translation MNPIPLALAGSLSWGISDFIGGHASKRRSTLAVLALSRPVGLAVVSLVALATSSSHFDGRTLLGMLSGPAAFTALYALYRALAIGPMGVVSPIAAVGAVVPVLWGAVIGQSLSGLIYLGLAGTLVGVMAASASQGLDGQRPGRQVLIWSFFCMVMFGVCMILLAEAGRYHPVEAVVVSRATEVMLIAVLGAFSWKNLRANLRPPFGVVPFAGVLDTSAILLFTYASAHGSLGIAAVLSSLYPVVTVLIARVVLHERLSRIQQGGAVLTLVCVAVVALSASR comes from the coding sequence GTGAACCCCATCCCATTGGCCCTCGCGGGCTCGCTCAGCTGGGGCATCAGTGACTTCATCGGCGGGCACGCGAGTAAGCGACGTTCGACCCTCGCCGTACTGGCGCTGAGCCGGCCCGTCGGGCTCGCAGTGGTGAGCCTGGTTGCGCTGGCCACGTCCTCATCGCATTTCGACGGCCGCACGCTACTGGGAATGCTTTCCGGCCCTGCGGCTTTCACGGCGCTTTACGCGTTGTATCGCGCGCTTGCCATCGGACCGATGGGCGTCGTCTCGCCGATCGCAGCGGTGGGTGCGGTGGTGCCGGTCCTCTGGGGCGCCGTGATCGGGCAATCACTGTCGGGGCTGATCTATCTGGGGCTGGCCGGCACCCTTGTCGGCGTCATGGCGGCCTCGGCCTCACAGGGGCTGGACGGACAACGCCCGGGTAGACAGGTGCTCATCTGGTCGTTCTTCTGCATGGTGATGTTCGGTGTCTGCATGATCCTGCTGGCCGAGGCCGGCAGGTACCACCCGGTTGAGGCGGTGGTGGTCTCTCGCGCGACCGAGGTGATGCTGATCGCGGTGCTCGGGGCATTCAGCTGGAAGAACCTGCGGGCCAATCTGCGCCCGCCGTTCGGGGTGGTGCCCTTCGCCGGGGTGCTCGACACCTCGGCGATTCTGTTGTTCACGTACGCCTCAGCGCACGGAAGCCTCGGCATCGCGGCGGTGCTGTCCTCGCTGTACCCGGTGGTGACGGTACTGATCGCCCGTGTGGTGCTTCATGAGCGGCTCAGCCGGATTCAACAAGGCGGTGCGGTGCTGACTCTGGTGTGCGTCGCGGTGGTCGCTTTGAGCGCATCACGCTGA
- the crp gene encoding cAMP-activated global transcriptional regulator CRP: MDEILARAGIFQGVEPSAISALTKQLQPVDFPRGHTVFAEGEPGDRLYIITTGKVKIGRRSPDGRENLLTIMGPSDMFGELSIFDPGPRTSSATTITEVRAVSMDRDALRAWIADRPEIAEQLLRVLARRLRRTNNNLADLIFTDVPGRVAKQLLQLAQRFGTQEGGALRVTHDLTQEEIAQLVGASRETVNKALADFAHRGWIRLEGKSVLISDSERLARRAR; the protein is encoded by the coding sequence GTGGACGAGATCCTGGCCAGGGCCGGAATCTTCCAGGGTGTCGAACCGAGTGCCATCTCGGCGCTGACCAAGCAGCTGCAGCCGGTTGACTTTCCGCGCGGACACACGGTGTTCGCCGAGGGCGAGCCTGGCGACCGTCTGTACATCATCACCACCGGCAAGGTGAAGATCGGACGCCGGTCACCCGACGGCCGTGAGAACCTGCTGACGATCATGGGTCCGTCGGACATGTTCGGTGAGCTGTCGATCTTCGACCCGGGACCCCGGACGTCGAGCGCCACCACCATCACCGAGGTGCGCGCCGTGTCGATGGACCGGGACGCGTTGCGCGCCTGGATCGCCGACCGTCCGGAGATCGCCGAGCAGCTACTGCGCGTGTTGGCTCGCCGCCTGCGTCGCACCAACAACAATCTGGCCGATTTGATCTTCACGGATGTGCCCGGTCGCGTGGCCAAGCAGCTGCTGCAGCTGGCCCAGCGGTTCGGCACTCAGGAGGGCGGCGCGCTGCGCGTGACGCACGACCTGACACAGGAAGAGATCGCTCAGCTGGTGGGTGCGTCCCGCGAGACCGTGAACAAGGCGCTGGCCGACTTCGCGCACCGCGGATGGATCCGACTGGAGGGCAAGAGCGTCTTGATCTCCGACTCGGAGCGACTGGCTCGCCGCGCGCGCTAG
- the nth gene encoding endonuclease III, with protein MKTPAPARTWKPETHTGLVRRARRMNRTLAQAFPHVYCELDFTNPLELAVATILSAQCTDVRVNMVTPALFAKYRTAEDYAGANRTELEEMVRTTGFYRNKANSIIGLGTQLVERYGGEVPPRLKDLVTLPGIGRKTANVVLGNAFDIPGITVDTHFGRLVRRWRWTEEEDPVKVEHIVGELIERKEWTLLSHRVIFHGRRVCHARKPACGVCVLAKDCPSYGLGPTDPELAAPLVKGPETEHLLALAGL; from the coding sequence GTGAAGACGCCGGCCCCGGCCCGAACCTGGAAGCCCGAGACGCACACGGGGCTGGTCCGTCGGGCGCGACGAATGAATCGCACTCTGGCGCAAGCATTTCCACACGTCTACTGCGAGCTCGACTTCACCAACCCGCTGGAATTGGCGGTCGCCACCATCTTGTCGGCGCAATGCACCGACGTCCGAGTCAACATGGTGACGCCCGCGTTGTTCGCCAAGTACCGCACCGCGGAGGACTACGCAGGGGCCAACCGGACCGAACTCGAGGAGATGGTCCGCACCACCGGCTTCTACCGGAACAAGGCGAACTCGATCATCGGGCTGGGTACCCAGCTGGTGGAGCGATACGGCGGTGAGGTGCCACCGCGGCTGAAGGACCTGGTCACCCTCCCCGGCATTGGTCGCAAGACGGCGAATGTCGTCCTGGGCAATGCCTTTGACATCCCGGGCATCACCGTCGACACACATTTCGGACGGCTGGTGCGACGTTGGCGGTGGACCGAAGAAGAAGACCCGGTCAAGGTCGAGCACATCGTCGGAGAGCTGATCGAGCGCAAGGAATGGACCCTGCTCAGTCATCGGGTGATCTTCCACGGTCGGCGGGTATGTCATGCCCGCAAGCCCGCGTGCGGTGTCTGTGTACTGGCCAAGGACTGCCCGTCATATGGGCTGGGCCCAACAGATCCCGAGCTGGCCGCGCCGCTGGTGAAGGGGCCGGAAACCGAGCACCTGCTGGCCCTGGCCGGGTTGTGA
- a CDS encoding TlpA family protein disulfide reductase, whose translation MPRLNTGARWTIVGMVLVAALITVMLSQQHDQRRTPRGQDPVVARERRDADTPDALAELFRQAQLPPCPNAGSAPSMRELAGITLECSGVRVPVGPVLAGRQVVLNLWAYWCGPCADELPAMAELQRRAGDKLTVVTVHQDENEAAGLAKLAELHVRLPMIQDGARRIAAALKSPNVMPTTILIRADGSVARVLPRSFTSADEIGAEVEQALGVRF comes from the coding sequence GTGCCTCGGCTCAACACCGGGGCACGGTGGACGATCGTGGGGATGGTGCTGGTCGCCGCGCTGATCACCGTCATGTTGTCGCAACAACACGATCAGCGGCGCACGCCGCGGGGGCAGGATCCTGTCGTCGCTCGCGAACGCCGAGACGCCGACACCCCCGACGCCCTCGCGGAACTGTTCCGCCAGGCGCAACTGCCGCCGTGTCCCAACGCCGGCAGCGCCCCGAGCATGCGCGAACTAGCCGGGATAACGCTGGAATGCAGTGGGGTCAGGGTGCCGGTCGGTCCCGTCCTCGCCGGGCGCCAGGTGGTGCTGAACCTGTGGGCCTATTGGTGCGGTCCCTGTGCCGACGAGCTGCCGGCGATGGCCGAGCTGCAGCGCCGCGCGGGCGACAAACTCACTGTTGTCACTGTGCACCAAGACGAGAACGAGGCGGCCGGGCTGGCCAAGCTCGCCGAGCTTCACGTCAGGCTGCCGATGATCCAGGACGGGGCCCGGCGCATCGCCGCCGCGCTGAAGTCACCGAATGTCATGCCCACGACCATTTTGATTCGAGCGGACGGTAGCGTTGCCCGAGTGCTACCGCGTTCGTTCACTTCGGCGGATGAGATCGGTGCCGAGGTGGAACAAGCGTTGGGAGTGAGGTTCTAG
- a CDS encoding NUDIX hydrolase encodes MTADEPLTRRGLATAPLTPGAAPDWMRPLVDNAAGVKDIYGRGVHPAIKAVLRARNRPSSGRPAAVLVLVSADQAVTDPTEADLLLTVRASTLRQHSGQVSFPGGATDPGDGGPVGTALREAQEETGLDPVRVQPLTVMEPLFIPPSGFHVSPVLAYSPDPGQVLAVDPGETAEVSRVKIGDLVDPANRIMVTKKTFGIRYSGPAFLLPGMLVWGFTGQIISAMLEVSGWAQPWDTRNLRDLDELLAEHLGGSV; translated from the coding sequence GTGACTGCCGATGAGCCGCTTACGCGAAGAGGGTTGGCGACCGCGCCGCTGACGCCCGGTGCCGCTCCAGACTGGATGCGACCGCTGGTGGATAACGCCGCGGGTGTCAAGGACATCTACGGCCGAGGCGTGCACCCCGCGATCAAGGCGGTGCTGCGGGCACGCAATCGGCCCTCTTCCGGGCGCCCTGCCGCGGTGCTGGTGCTGGTGTCCGCCGACCAAGCGGTGACCGACCCCACCGAGGCGGATCTGTTGTTGACGGTGCGCGCCTCGACCTTGCGTCAGCACAGCGGCCAGGTGTCCTTTCCCGGCGGTGCCACCGATCCCGGTGACGGAGGGCCGGTGGGGACCGCATTGCGTGAGGCACAGGAGGAGACGGGGCTGGACCCCGTTCGCGTGCAGCCGCTGACGGTCATGGAGCCGCTGTTCATTCCACCGTCCGGTTTCCACGTCTCTCCGGTGCTTGCCTACTCGCCCGACCCGGGACAGGTTCTTGCCGTCGATCCGGGCGAGACCGCCGAGGTGTCACGGGTGAAGATCGGTGACCTGGTGGACCCGGCGAATCGGATCATGGTGACTAAGAAGACATTTGGTATTCGTTACAGCGGCCCGGCCTTCTTGTTGCCGGGGATGTTGGTGTGGGGCTTCACCGGCCAGATCATCTCCGCGATGTTGGAGGTGTCCGGCTGGGCGCAGCCATGGGACACTCGTAACCTTCGTGATCTTGATGAGCTGCTGGCCGAGCACCTGGGAGGGTCGGTATGA
- the marP gene encoding acid resistance serine protease MarP, which produces MNLNPSQWLDIGVIAVAFIAAVSGWRSGALGSLMSFVGVILGAVAGVMLAPHVVGNLDGARTRLFASLLLILVLVVIGEVAGVVLGRAMRGAIKNRALRAGDSVVGVVLQVAAVLVAAWLLSIPMQSSNQPNISAAARESRVLSQVDKYAPDQLRKVPNDLSKLLDTSGVTGVLQPFGKTPIAAVDAPDSTLVDGPVVRGAEPSVVKIKGIARSCQKSLEGTGFVIAPHRVMSNAHVVAGTNSVTVESAGQTFDATVVAYDPNADISILAVPDMPATPLVFAPKPAKTGDDAIVLGYPGGGNYKATPARVREIIELNGPDIYRSTTVTREVYTVRGSVLQGNSGGPLIDTEGRVLGVVFGAAIDDDDTGFALTAKQVKDQLAKAELSEPVGTGSCISAPEANKSPQPVSGPQSPAPNKAP; this is translated from the coding sequence ATGAATCTGAATCCATCACAGTGGCTCGATATCGGCGTCATCGCCGTCGCGTTCATTGCCGCGGTGTCTGGGTGGCGTTCCGGCGCACTGGGTTCCTTGATGTCCTTCGTCGGGGTGATCCTGGGCGCGGTGGCCGGCGTCATGCTGGCCCCTCATGTGGTGGGCAACCTGGATGGGGCGCGCACCCGGTTGTTCGCCTCGCTGCTGCTCATCCTCGTGTTGGTGGTCATCGGCGAGGTTGCGGGCGTGGTGCTGGGCCGGGCCATGCGTGGCGCCATCAAGAATCGTGCGCTGCGCGCCGGTGATTCGGTGGTGGGAGTGGTACTGCAGGTGGCCGCCGTGCTGGTGGCCGCGTGGCTGCTGTCCATTCCGATGCAGAGTTCCAATCAGCCGAACATCTCTGCGGCAGCACGTGAGTCGAGGGTTCTCAGCCAGGTCGACAAGTACGCGCCGGACCAACTCCGCAAGGTGCCCAACGACCTGTCGAAGCTGCTGGACACCTCGGGTGTGACCGGTGTGTTGCAGCCGTTCGGTAAGACCCCGATCGCGGCCGTCGACGCGCCGGATTCGACATTGGTTGACGGTCCTGTGGTGCGGGGAGCCGAGCCGAGCGTCGTCAAGATCAAGGGCATTGCCCGCAGCTGCCAGAAGTCGCTTGAGGGAACCGGATTCGTCATCGCACCGCATCGAGTGATGTCGAATGCGCACGTGGTGGCCGGTACGAACAGCGTCACCGTCGAGTCGGCCGGGCAGACCTTCGATGCCACGGTGGTGGCCTACGACCCCAATGCCGATATCTCGATTCTTGCGGTTCCGGATATGCCGGCCACTCCGCTGGTGTTCGCACCCAAACCCGCCAAGACCGGGGACGACGCCATCGTGCTGGGCTACCCGGGCGGCGGGAACTACAAGGCGACACCGGCGCGGGTTCGGGAGATCATCGAATTGAACGGCCCGGACATCTACCGGTCCACCACGGTGACGCGCGAGGTATACACCGTCAGAGGCTCGGTGCTACAGGGCAATTCGGGCGGTCCGTTGATCGATACGGAGGGGCGCGTGCTCGGTGTGGTCTTCGGGGCGGCGATCGACGATGACGACACCGGCTTCGCGCTGACCGCCAAGCAGGTCAAGGATCAGCTCGCCAAGGCCGAGCTCTCCGAGCCTGTCGGCACCGGCAGTTGCATCTCCGCGCCGGAGGCCAACAAATCGCCCCAGCCCGTCAGCGGTCCGCAATCACCGGCGCCCAATAAAGCTCCGTAG
- a CDS encoding alpha/beta fold hydrolase: MLFDQTARHPDPSVVRIVGPWRHFDVHANGIRFHVVEAETPHTPTVAVTSRPLVLLLHGFGSFWWSWRHQLRELTDARVVAVDLRGYGGSDKPPRGYDGWTLAGDTAGLIRALGHTSATLVGHAEGGLVCWATANLHPRLVDAIAVVSSPHPIALRTATFRRTGQGGALLPSLMRYQLPILPERTLTRHRGAELERLVRSRAGEQWTTTDDFAETIQQLRTAIAIPGVAHCALEYQRWAVRSQLRSEGWRFMRSMNRELSVPVLHMRGDSDPYVLADPVHRSLSFAPHGQFVALRGVGHYGHEEDPGTVNEHLRSFIGRR, encoded by the coding sequence ATGCTGTTCGACCAGACGGCACGCCACCCCGACCCATCCGTGGTCCGCATCGTCGGCCCGTGGCGCCATTTTGACGTACACGCCAACGGCATTCGCTTCCATGTCGTGGAAGCCGAGACTCCCCACACACCAACCGTGGCCGTCACCAGCAGGCCCCTTGTGTTGCTGCTGCATGGGTTCGGGTCCTTCTGGTGGTCGTGGCGGCATCAGCTTCGCGAGCTGACGGATGCCCGCGTGGTGGCCGTCGATCTCCGCGGCTACGGGGGCAGCGACAAACCGCCACGCGGATACGACGGATGGACGCTGGCCGGAGACACCGCCGGCTTGATCCGCGCCCTGGGACACACGTCGGCCACGCTGGTCGGGCATGCCGAGGGCGGACTGGTCTGCTGGGCCACCGCGAACCTGCATCCGCGCCTCGTCGATGCCATCGCGGTGGTGAGTTCGCCGCACCCGATCGCCCTGCGCACCGCCACATTCCGCAGAACCGGGCAGGGCGGCGCGCTACTGCCCTCGCTGATGCGTTACCAGCTGCCCATCCTCCCCGAGCGCACCCTGACACGTCATCGCGGCGCCGAGCTGGAACGTCTGGTGCGCTCGCGGGCGGGCGAACAGTGGACCACCACCGACGATTTCGCCGAGACCATCCAGCAACTGCGCACCGCGATCGCCATCCCCGGCGTGGCCCATTGCGCGCTGGAGTATCAACGATGGGCGGTGCGCAGCCAGTTACGCAGCGAGGGTTGGCGTTTCATGCGATCAATGAACCGTGAACTATCCGTCCCGGTACTCCACATGCGCGGCGACAGCGATCCGTACGTGCTCGCCGACCCGGTGCATCGATCACTGTCCTTCGCACCCCACGGCCAGTTCGTCGCGCTGCGCGGGGTGGGCCATTACGGCCACGAGGAAGACCCCGGCACCGTCAACGAGCACCTACGGAGCTTTATTGGGCGCCGGTGA
- a CDS encoding phage holin family protein: protein MSSPGSRNYRTDSNGVPITVAAIPLSDPNATGTGEPTIGNLVRDATTQVSALVRAEVELARAEVVRDVKKGVAGSIFFIAALVVLFYSTFFFFFFAAEILKIWLPAWAAYLIIFAAMVFVAILAVLIGFLQVRRIRGPRDTIASVKETRTVFTSRDDETPALTKSAKPTDPSGW, encoded by the coding sequence GTGAGCAGCCCTGGAAGCCGCAACTACCGCACGGACAGCAATGGTGTTCCGATCACCGTCGCCGCCATTCCGCTGTCCGATCCGAACGCGACCGGCACCGGAGAACCCACCATCGGCAATCTCGTCCGTGACGCCACCACCCAGGTTTCCGCTCTGGTGCGTGCCGAGGTGGAGCTGGCCCGCGCCGAGGTCGTCCGGGACGTCAAGAAGGGCGTCGCGGGCAGCATCTTCTTCATCGCGGCTCTCGTCGTCCTGTTCTACTCGACGTTCTTCTTCTTCTTCTTCGCCGCGGAGATCCTCAAGATCTGGCTGCCCGCATGGGCTGCGTACCTGATCATCTTCGCCGCCATGGTGTTCGTCGCGATCCTTGCCGTGCTGATCGGTTTCCTCCAGGTCAGACGAATCCGAGGACCACGCGACACCATCGCCTCCGTCAAGGAAACACGGACCGTGTTCACCTCGCGAGACGACGAGACTCCCGCACTGACCAAGTCGGCCAAACCCACAGACCCGTCGGGCTGGTAG